One window of the Deinococcus planocerae genome contains the following:
- a CDS encoding endonuclease domain-containing protein: MAWTVHPLPTSPLKGEEKRRRDALGWGVAQRWSRTSPSSEIARSLRRRMTPEETLLWRHLRGKGLGVSFRRQEPMGRYVVDFVCHERTLIVELDGSRHLNSGADRERDADMAEHGFETLRFWNSEVRNNLSGVLERIQQVLEARKNL, translated from the coding sequence GTGGCCTGGACGGTTCACCCCCTCCCAACCTCCCCCCTCAAGGGGGAGGAGAAAAGAAGGAGGGACGCGTTAGGTTGGGGTGTGGCTCAGCGTTGGTCCAGAACCAGTCCGTCTTCGGAAATAGCGCGTTCGCTGCGCCGACGGATGACGCCGGAAGAAACGTTGCTGTGGCGTCATCTGCGCGGCAAGGGGCTGGGCGTGAGCTTCCGGCGACAGGAACCGATGGGGCGGTACGTGGTGGACTTCGTGTGTCACGAGCGCACCCTCATTGTCGAACTCGACGGCAGCCGGCACCTGAACAGCGGGGCGGACCGGGAACGAGACGCGGACATGGCTGAACACGGCTTCGAAACGTTGCGCTTCTGGAACAGCGAGGTCAGGAACAACTTGAGTGGCGTACTGGAACGAATCCAGCAGGTCCTGGAAGCCCGGAAGAATCTCTGA